One Glycine soja cultivar W05 chromosome 2, ASM419377v2, whole genome shotgun sequence genomic region harbors:
- the LOC114372734 gene encoding uncharacterized protein LOC114372734: MRLNERNLQRSAEQAMQAQTTKGNNYDGGKNKKGKGKWKNNKWKGSGEGSSSSGNHNQNEETDKKSGGNHKVDKKKFNKKGIQCYNCQKWRHFADECKNKRVPRNADEAQLAQDEDSDSDKVLFQSHTEHREWFVNIDDKVKSKIKFTDNSSITAEGIGKVMIQRKDEQHSFINDVLYVPNMKNNLLSLGQLLEKSYSMQMEDN; the protein is encoded by the exons ATGAGGCTCAATGAAAGAAATTTACAAAGATCAGCTGAGCAAGCTATGCAAGCCCAAACAACCAAAGGGAACAACTATGATGGTGGCAAGAATaagaagggaaagggaaagTGGAAGAACAATAAGTGGAAGGGGTCAGGTGAGGGCTCCAGCAGTTCTGGAAATCATAACCAGAATGAAGAAACTGACAAGAAAAGTGGAGGGAATCACAAAGTGGACaagaagaaattcaacaagaaaggGATTCAGTGTTATAACTGTCAGAAATGGAGACATTTTGCAGATGAATGCAAAAATAAAAGGGTTCCAAGAAATGCAGATGAGGCTCAATTGGCACAAGATGAGGATTCTGACTCTGATAAAGT GCTGTTCCAATCACATACTGAGCATAGAGAGTGGTTTGTAAACATTGATGATAAGGTGAAAAGCAAGATCAAGTTTACAGATAATAGCTCTATAACTGCAGAAGGCATTGGAAAGGTGATGATTCAGAGGAAGGATGAACAACACTCATTTATCAATGATGTGCTATATGTTCCCAATATGAAGAATAATTTGTTGAGTTTGGGACAGTTGCTAGAAAAGAGCTACTCAATGCAGATGGAGGACAATTAA
- the LOC114388175 gene encoding serotonin N-acetyltransferase 2, chloroplastic: MLLRGAISTPLPPSLRLRASPAARRTVAVASSSPSGGGDYPLSVSDTALESRGFSLRRGAEGLDLELLNSVFAAVGFPRRDPEKIRVALEHTEAVLWVEHRKTRRPVAFARATGDGVFNAIIWDVVVDPSFQGIGLGKAVIERLLRELRGKGISNIALYSEPRVLGFYRPLGFVADPDGIRGMVYSRKQKKK; encoded by the coding sequence atgctcTTACGTGGCGCCATCTCCACCCCTCTCCCGCCCTCCCTCCGCCTCCGCGCATCACCCGCCGCGCGCAGAACCGTCGCCGTCGCTTCCTCCTCCCCCAGCGGCGGCGGCGATTACCCGCTCTCGGTCTCCGACACGGCGCTGGAGTCGCGCGGCTTCTCGCTCCGGCGTGGCGCGGAGGGGCTGGACCTGGAGTTGCTCAACTCCGTGTTCGCGGCGGTGGGGTTCCCGCGGCGGGACCCGGAGAAGATCCGCGTGGCGCTGGAGCACACGGAGGCGGTGCTGTGGGTGGAGCACCGCAAGACGCGGCGGCCGGTGGCGTTCGCGAGGGCCACCGGCGACGGCGTCTTCAACGCCATCATATGGGACGTCGTGGTGGACCCCTCCTTCCAGGGGATCGGGCTTGGGAAGGCCGTTATCGAGAGGCTGCTCAGGGAGCTTCGGGGAAAGGGAATTTCCAATATTGCCCTCTATTCGGAGCCTCGCGTTTTGGGCTTTTATCGTCCTTTGGGATTTGTTGCTGACCCGGATGGGATCAGGGGAATGGTGTACTCcaggaaacaaaagaaaaaatag